Genomic DNA from Paenibacillus borealis:
AGCGCAGGCGGCGCGCTCCGGATTGCATCAGGGCTGCTGCCGGGGCTGCCCGTCTTCGGCTGTGCGGTATTCGTGAGTTGAGACACTTCGGTCAGCTCCTTCTATATTAGAATCTTTGTACTTAAGCTTTAGGTTTTGGGGTTACCCTATGCGCGTTAAGCTTCCTTGCGCGGTTTCCAGCGCACGAGCCATTTCTCCAGCAGGGCAATCAGCGCGAACAGCACCAGACTCAGCAGCACGATAATGACGATGGCCACGAACATCCGGTCCGTACGGTAGGAGGCCTTCTGCAGCAGCATATAATAGCCGATGCCTTTGTCTGCGCCGATCCACTCGGCAACCACTGCGCCCATTACGGCATAAGTCGCGGAGATTTTGAGCCCTGAGAACAGGGAGGGCAGGGACCCGGGAAGCTCCAGCTTGGCGAAGATCTGCCATTTGCTCGCACCGGCCATTTTCATATAGTTCATCATTACCCGGTCGCTTTGAGCCAGCCCGCCCATGGCGGCTACGGCAACCGGGAAGAAGCAGACGAGGGTGATTAGGACGATCTTAGGCAGCAGGCCGAAGCCGAACCAGATAATCAGCAGCGGGCCCAGGGCAATGGAGGGCACATTCTGGCTGAGGATCAGCAGCGGATAGAGCGCTCTTTTGAGCCAGGGCAGCAGATGTAGCAGCAGGGCCACAATGAGGCCGATGCCGGTGCCGACCGGGAAACCGATCAGGGTCAGCCGCAGCGTTGCGGACGTATGCGCCCAGATCCCGGAGGCGTTGCCGCGTGATTCCCGCGCGATATCAGACGGGCTCGGCAGCTGCCAGGCGGGGATATGGAACACCGATACCGCGATCTGCCATGCGCCCAGAAAAAAGATGACCGCCACGAGGGGCGGCCAGATTTGTCTCCAGGTGCTTCTCACGGCCGGTATTTCTCCGTCAGCTTGTCCATGCTGATGCCGTTCGGATTATGGGCGATCTTAATCTGGGAGATCACGCTCGGGCTGCCGGAGGCAATCAGCGCCTCATGCATCTGGCGTACAATATCAAGCAGCTCGGTGAGCTCACCTTCCATGGTAGTATCAAGCGGATTCACCTGATGTTTAACCCCCGACTTCTGAATCACCTCAATCGCAGTGTCCACGTAAGGGATCGAATCCTCATTGTTTGGAGTTTTGGGAATTACCTGAATGCTAAGCAGTGTATTAGCCATTATTATTCATTCCTCTCATGTGAGTTATTGTCAGTACTATTCTGCGTTGTATCTATTGGCCTTCCGGCAAAAATTCATTCGTAAATGTACTTGCGGCATCCAGCGGCTTATCCAGCAGCTTCAGGCCGTACATCCAGTCGGCATAATTCTGCCAGACCTCCGTTTTCTGCTCACCCCAGCGGACGGCATCGTCCTTGTATTTCGGGCTTAGCCATTTCTGGCTGGCCAGTACCAGCTCGGGATCCAGATCAGGCACTGCGTCGGACAGGACAGTGGCCGCTTCTTCCGGGTTGTCGATCGCGTATTGATATCCTTTCGACGTAGCTTTGAGGAAAGCCTTCACCACTTCAGGATGCTCGGCGATTTCCTTCTCGCTCGTAGTCAGCACTGGTGTGTAGTAATCCAGCTGCGGCGCGTAATCCTTCAGGTACAGCATATCCAGCGGCTCGCCGCGCAGCTCGGCTTCGATCCCGGTCCAGGCGTAGAAGATCCAGGCGAAGTCGATATCGCGTTTCACCGCAGTGAAGAAGTCAGCTTCGCCGATATTCACCAGCTTCACTTTGGAGACGTCTCCGCCGTCCGGGTCCATGATGGCTTTCATGGCTGCTTCTTCCGCGGGAGAGCCCCAGCCTCCGTAGGTTTTGCCTTCGAAGTCTTTTGGCGTCTTAATGTTGCGGTCCTTCGGAGCGGCAAAGCCGGAGGTATTATGCTGAATGATAGCAGCGATGGAGACGAGCGGCACATCCTGCAGGCGGGCCAGTGTGAGTGCCTCCTGTGCACTGATGCCAAACTGTGCTTCACCGGAAGTAACCATGGTGTCAGACCCGGCAGCACCCGGCTGCACAATTTCCACGTCAAGACCTTCCTCT
This window encodes:
- a CDS encoding thiamine-binding protein; its protein translation is MANTLLSIQVIPKTPNNEDSIPYVDTAIEVIQKSGVKHQVNPLDTTMEGELTELLDIVRQMHEALIASGSPSVISQIKIAHNPNGISMDKLTEKYRP
- a CDS encoding ABC transporter substrate-binding protein, which translates into the protein MGVKKVLPLLLSTMLVIVMAGCGNGNGNPGGNAGGSTPAAGNSTAAPEATAAGTTNAPKELTPVKIALDWTPNTNHTGLYTAKELGYYAEEGLDVEIVQPGAAGSDTMVTSGEAQFGISAQEALTLARLQDVPLVSIAAIIQHNTSGFAAPKDRNIKTPKDFEGKTYGGWGSPAEEAAMKAIMDPDGGDVSKVKLVNIGEADFFTAVKRDIDFAWIFYAWTGIEAELRGEPLDMLYLKDYAPQLDYYTPVLTTSEKEIAEHPEVVKAFLKATSKGYQYAIDNPEEAATVLSDAVPDLDPELVLASQKWLSPKYKDDAVRWGEQKTEVWQNYADWMYGLKLLDKPLDAASTFTNEFLPEGQ
- a CDS encoding ABC transporter permease; the encoded protein is MRSTWRQIWPPLVAVIFFLGAWQIAVSVFHIPAWQLPSPSDIARESRGNASGIWAHTSATLRLTLIGFPVGTGIGLIVALLLHLLPWLKRALYPLLILSQNVPSIALGPLLIIWFGFGLLPKIVLITLVCFFPVAVAAMGGLAQSDRVMMNYMKMAGASKWQIFAKLELPGSLPSLFSGLKISATYAVMGAVVAEWIGADKGIGYYMLLQKASYRTDRMFVAIVIIVLLSLVLFALIALLEKWLVRWKPRKEA